A genomic region of Pelodiscus sinensis isolate JC-2024 chromosome 1, ASM4963464v1, whole genome shotgun sequence contains the following coding sequences:
- the LOC102461783 gene encoding olfactory receptor 52N4-like, with amino-acid sequence MSVSNTTNFANPSTFILQGIPGLETAHGWISIPFCIMYIIALVGNFTILFIVKIEPSLHEPMYYFLCMLAVTDLVLCTSTLPKTLSIFWFNSKEIDFGSCLIQMFFIGSFLAMESGIIVAMALDRYVAICHPLRHSSILTNSVVARIGLAMVLRSCIVSLPYPLLARQWPYCHTNVISHSFCEMMAVVKLSCTDTSLSNYYGLIVTLLVAVMDVFSVTVSYTQICVTLSLYIPVLFTVFTHRFGLHVPLYFHILIANLYLILPPMLNPIIYGVRTKQIRDRLLRHMTQTK; translated from the exons ATGTCAGTGTCCAACACAACCAACTTtgccaacccctccaccttcatcctgcagggcattcctggcctggagacagcccatggctggatctccatccccttctgcatcatgtaCATCATAGCCCTTGTGGGaaacttcaccatcctgttcattgtgaagataGAGCCGagtctccatgagcccatgtactatttcctctgcatgctggctgtcacTGACCTGGTCCTGTGCACATCCACCCTGCCAaaaacactgagcatcttctggtttaATTCCAAGGAGATCGATTTTGGTTCGTGCCTCATCCAGATGTTCTTCATAGGTAGCTTTTTGGCGATGGAGTCTGGGATCATCGTGGCCATGGCCTtagatcgctacgtggccatttgccatcccctgagacattcctcCATCCTGACGAACTCTGTGGTTGCCAGGATAGGCCTGGCCATGGTGCTGCGCAGCTGCATCGTCTCACTGCCCTATCCCCTCCTGGCGAGACAGTGGCCATATTGCCACACCAACGTCATTTCCCACTCGTTCTGTGAGATGATGGCTGTGGTGAAACTGTCCTGCACTGACACCAGCCTCAGTAATTACTACGGCCTCATTGTAACACTCCTGGTCGCTGTTATGGATGTGTTTTCCGTCACAgtgtcctacacccag atcTGTGTTACTTTATCCTTATACATCCCAGTTCTCTTCACCGTGTTCACACACCGGTTTGGCCTCCATGTGCCCCTGTATTTCCACATTCTTATAGCCAATCTGTACCTGATACTGCCtcccatgctgaaccccatcatctatggggtgagaaCCAAACAGATCCGAGACAGGCTGCTGCGGCACATGACTCAGACCAAGTAA